The nucleotide window TCCTGGGCATCTGCCTGTCTCTGACAGTTATCGTGAGCTGGCAATCCCGCGACATTCGCCAAATGATTCAACACCTCGCTCTCATCGAGAAGCGCCTCTCGGATGGGGATGACTCCTCTGACCACGTCGCCGTCGATTAGGGTTGCTGCCAGGGAAGCCGTTGGGTCCTGCTGTTGCAGCTCATAATACGAAGGGATTGTTTTTATGAAGGGCATCATCCTTGCCGGGGGTTCAGGGACGCGCCTCTACCCACTTACCACCGTAACCAGCAAGCAGCTGCTTCCCGTGTACGACAAACCTATGGTCTACTACCCGCTCTCGACCCTGATGCTCGCGGGGATTCGCGACATCCTTATCATCTCTACCCCGCGCGACCTTCCCAACTTCGAGAACCTGTTGGGGGATGGGACTGATTTTGGAATCAGCCTTTCGTATGCCCCTCAGCCAGAGCCCAATGGGCTCGCACAGGCTTTCGTGATAGGCGCTGATTTCGTGGCGGATGACTCGTGCGCCCTGGTGCTTGGTGACAACATTTTCTACGGGAACGGACTCTCGCGACATCTGCGAGACGCTTCGGCCTCGGCTGCTCAGGGACGGGCCACTGTCTTCGGCTATCACGTTGACGATCCGGAGCGCTTTGGTGTCGTCGAGTTCGACGCAGACTACAATGTCGTCTCTATCGAGGAGAAGCCAAGGCACCCGAAGTCGAACTATGCCGTTACGGGCCTCTATTTCTACGATGAGCGCGTGACGGATCTTGCGATGCGTGTCATTCCCTCCGCTCGTGGCGAGTATGAGATCACCGACCTGAACCGCCTGTACCTCGAGGCGGGCAATCTTGATGTCGTGACGCTGGGACGTGGCTACGCATGGCTTGACACGGGGACGATGGAGTCCCTCTTCGAGGCGTCTCAGTTCGTTCGGACCGTGCAGACAGCGCAAGGGCTGCCAGTGAGTGTCCCTGAGGAGATTGCCTTCGAAAACGGATGGATTTCACGAGAACGGCTGCTCGAGTGCGCGTCACGTTACGGCAAGAGTGATTACGGGAAGCACCTTAAGCTCGTCGCAGAAGGCGGCATCGTCCCATCCAGCCGCTAGGAGGTTATGCATGTCTGAACAATTCAATCACATTTTGGTAACGGGTGGATGTGGCTTCATCGGTAGCAACTTCGTTCATCATGTTGTGCGCGAGCATCCTGGTGTACGGGTTACGGTGCTCGACAAGCTTACCTATGCAGGAAATCCCCAGAACATAGCGAACCTGCCATCCGACCGTGTCAAGCTGGTAGTGGGAGACGTCTGTGATTCCGAGCTGCTCGACGGACTCGTAGCCAACAATGATGCTGTTATCCACTATGCGGCCGAATCGCATAACGACAACTCCATTCAGGACCCCTCGCCCTTCGTTGCGACGAATGTGCAAGGCACCTACTGCCTGCTCGAGGCGTGCAGAAAGCATGACGTCAGGTTTCATCACATATCTACCGATGAGGTCTATGGCGATCTGTCCCTTGATGATCCGACCCGCTTTACGGAGGAAACCCCCTATCGGCCCTCGAGCCCCTATAGCTCGACCAAGGCCGCTTCGGATATGCTTGTAAGGGCCTGGTCGCGCACCTACGGTGTGCGTGCAACGATTTCTAACTGCTCCAACAACTATGGTCCATACCAGCATGTCGAGAAGTTTATCCCACGCCAGATAACCAACATACTCTGTGGTGTCCGACCCAAGCTTTACGGAGATGGCAGGAACGTCCGCGACTGGATTCACACCGATGACCATTCCCGTGCAGTATGGCAGATTCTTACCTGCGGCCGCATGGGGGAGACCTATCTTATCGGCGCAGATGGGGAGAGGTCGAACATCGATGTCCTGCGTGAAATCCTTGTAGTGATGGGCAGGCCGGTAGATGAGTTTGATTGGGTTAGAGATCGTCCCGGACATGATCGCCGCTACGCGATTGACTCGACCAAGCTTCGTCGGGAACTCGGCTGGAAGCCCCTCTACACAGATTTCTTTCAGGGCCTCGCCCGTACTATAGCCTGGTATTCAGAGCACAGGCAGTGGTGGGAGGGTGCGAAGGACGCGACGGAAAAGAGATATGCCGAGCAGGGGCAGTAGGGGGTATTCGTGGACTTTGAAAAGGACCTGCGTTCCTTTGGTACGGAGATAGCCGGACTCAGGGTGTTTGACCTGTGCGTTCATGGTGATGACAGGGGATGGTTCAAGGAGAACTGGCAGCAGGCAAAGATGTCCTCCTGCGGGCTTCCTGACTTCCATCCCGTGCAGAACAACATCAGTTTCAATGCTCAGAGGGGAGTTACGCGTGGGATTCACGCCGAGCCTTGGGACAAGTACATCTCGGTTGCCTCTGGGTCGATTTTTGGGGTCTGGGTTGACTTGCGTGCCGGGGAGGGCTTTGGGAGGGTTTTCAGTTGCCGCATCGATCCCTCCAAAGCCGTCTTCGTTCCCCGAGGTGTGGGCAATGCCTTCCAGGCGCTGGAAGACGGGACCGTGTACACGTATCTCGTCAATGCCCACTGGTCCCAGGAGCTCAAGGAATCGTACACCTTTGTGAACCTGGCGGACGAGCAGCTTGCGATAGAATGGCCCATCCCCCTTTCGGAGTGTGAGCTGTCCCAGGCTGACAGGGACCATCCTGCCCTTCGCGACGTGTCTCCCATGCAGGGAAAAAGGACGCTCGTTACGGGCTGCAATGGACAGCTCGGGAGGGCTGTGCGCCAGCTTGCGAACGAGAGGAAGCTGGTGGGCTTCGACTACTGTGACATCGACACCTTCGACTTCTCAGACATCCGGTCATACGACGACATCCCCTGGGATGCGTATGGAGCAGTTATCAACTGCGGGGCCTACACTGCGGTTGACCGTGCGGAGTCGCCCGAGGGCCGTGTGATGTGCTGGAAGGCAAATGCCCTCGGCCCCAGCCTGCTTACCCAGACCTGCGCCAGACATGGCATCACGTTGGTGCATGTTTCGTCCGAATATGTGTTTGATGGCAGCAGGGAGCTGCATGACGAGGACGAGACCTATGCCCCCCTGTCAGTCTATGGCCAGTCCAAGGCTGCCGGTGATATCGCCCTGTCCTGCTGTCCCAAGTACTACATCGTCCGCACGAGCTGGGTTATCGGAGATGGTCACAATTTCGTGAAGACCATGGCCAGGCTCTCTGACCGATGCGCCGATCCGGCAGACTCGCTTGATTCCGTCTCGGTCGTCAACGACCAACTTGGTCGTCCGACGTTTGCGGACGAGCTTGCACGAGGCATCTTCTGGCTGCTGGACACCCGTCCCGCCTACGGTATATATAACCTCTCGAATGCGGGACGCATTGCTAGCTGGTACGACATTGCCAGACGGACATTTGAGATGAGAAATGGCAACGGGCACTGCGTACATGCCACCTCTACGGCCGACTATTATGCGGGGTCTGAGGCCCCCGTGGCTTGCAGGCCGCGCAATAGCGCCCTTTCCCTTGAGAAGATGTGCCGTCTGGGATTTGAGCCACGTGACTGGGAGGGACAGCTCTCTTCATACATGAGACGCTGCGAGCGGTAGGACCGTCGTCCGCTCGCTGGGGTGGCCAAGTCTCGTTCGAGGAGAGACATCGCATGCTCGTCTCAGGGCCGGTGAACCAGCCTGTGCTGGGGCCTCCCTCTCCGAAGTGGCATCTTGCTTCGTCGACCGTCCTCCAGCTCGCAGCGGTAATGTCACTCTTGTCCAGGTAATAGTACTCGTCCTGGTACACGACTCACTCATCGGCCAAGGCGATGCCGTCCCTCATGACTTGCCATCCACCCGAGCTGTGCGCCCGCGTGCCGTAGAGCTCAGGCCGTCCTATGCGCATCCTCTCCGATTCGCATGTCCGTAACCGCACCATTACTCTCCTGGGCCCAAAGATGCCCTATCCCTCGTCCGCCGGTGAATTCCTTAAGTGTGTTCAATTTATAGTTAATGATAACTTATAATGAACGCCATCGTTCCTATCTTATGATGTCCCGAGGGCATCGGTGACGTTAGAAAGGTTGATCATGGTCCTCAGAAAGAGCGAGTTCTGCCTTCTCAAGGCGATTGCTGGTTTGGATGAGGAGGTTTCCCAGCGCCAGCTTACCAAACTAAGCGATCTTTCCCTGGGAACCGTGAATGCCACCCTCAAGGCATGCGAGGAGGCGGGTCTGGTCGCGGACGGGCGCATCACGCAGGCCGGCATGGAGGCCCTCGAGCCCTATGCCGTCGACAACGCCATCATCATGGCGGCCGGCCTCTCCTCTCGCTTCGCCCCCATCTCGTACGAGAAGCCCAAGGGCCTGCTGCGCGTGCGGGGCGAGGTGCTCATAGAGCGGCAGATTCGCCAGCTCATAGATGCCGGCGTCACGGACATCACGGTGGTCGTGGGCTACAAGAAGGAGTACTTCTTCTATCTGCGCAGCAAGTTTGGCGTGAAGATCGTGGTGAACCCAGACTATGCGACGCGCAACAACAACGGGACCCTCTGGCTCGTGCGCGACGCCCTGGCCAACAGCTACGTCTGCTCGTCCGACGACTACTTCCTCGACAACCCGTTCGAGCGCTACGTGTACGAGGCGTACTATGCCTGCGAGCGTGTCGAGGGCCCAACCAAGGAATGGTGCGTCACCACGGGTGCGGGCGGTCGCATCACTCACGTGTCCATCGGCGGTGCCGACTCCCTTGTCATGCTGGGACACGTCTACTTCGACCGGTCCTTCTCCGAGGCGTTTCGTGCCATCCTCGAGCGGGTGTACGACAGGCCCGAGACGGCAGACAAGCTCTGGGAGGAGATCTACGTCGACCACATCCGCGAGCTTTCCATGGTTGCGCGCGAGTATCCGGCTGGCGAGATCAACGAGTTCGACTCCCTGGACGAGCTGCGCAGCTTCGACACGCACTTCATAGAGAACGTGGACTCGGAGATCTTCGACAACATCGTCTCGGTCCTCGGTTGCGAGAAGTCAGACATCCATGACTTCTGGCCCCTCAAGCAGGGTCTCACCAACCTCTCCTGCCACTTCGCGGTGGGGGATGTCAGCGAGGCTAATGAGTACGTGTATCGCCACCCAGGCATCGGTACGGAGAAGATGATCGACCGCGCCAGCGAGGCGGCGGGGCTCAGGCTCGCGCGCGACCTTGGCCTTGACAGCACGTTCATCTATGAGGACGAGGCGCGTGGCTGGAAGCTCTCCCGCTTCGTGCCCAACGCCAGCAGCCTCGATGCCACCGACGACGACCAGCTGCGCCGCGCCATGGAGATGTGCCGGCAGCTGCACGAGAGCCCCGCCACGCTCGAGCGCCGCTTCGACTTCGTGAAGGAGGCGCTTGGCTACGAGAAGCTGCTCCTGGAGCATGGTCCCATAGAGGTGCCGGGGTACTTTGAGCTCAAGGACAAGGTCCTGCGTCTGAAGGGACATGCAGACGCGGACGGATACCCGACCTGCGTCTCCCACAACGACTTCTTCGAGCTCAACTTCCTCGTCGAGCAGGATGGTCGCATGAGCCTCATCGACTGGGAGTATGCGGGCATGTCCGACGTCGCCAACGACTTCGGCACCTTCACCGTGTGCTGCCAGCTGACTGACGAGCGTGCCGACCAGGCCCTCGACTACTACTTCGGTCGTCCGGCTACCTTCGAGGAACGCCGCCACTTCTGGAGCTATGTGGTCTTTGCCGGCTGGTGCTGGTATCTGTGGTCGCTCGAGAAGGAGGTCGAGGGGGCAAGCGTCGGCGAGTGGCTCTTCGTCTACTACCGCTACGCGGTGGACAACGTGGACAAGGTGCTCGGGTGGTACGGGGACGCCGACGTCCGCTGATTGCGGGCCCATGGAAAGGGAGACGGCTAGAAAGGGAGACAGACTATGAGATACGGTCTTTTCAGCGGCGTGCTCTGGGCGGTGGACACCGTCATCCTGGGAATCGCCCTCGGCATGGTCCCCTACCTTGATGCGGGGCAGGCATCCGTTGCGTCCGCGTTCATGCACGACGTCTTCGCAGCGCTGATCCTGCTGGTCTTCATGGGCGTCCGTGGTCGCCTGGGCGACACGCTCGCCGCACTCAGGACGCGCAGCGGCAAGGTGATCATGCTCGCGGCGCTCTTGGGCGGACCCATCGGGATGAGCGGCTACCTGACTGCCATAGACAGCATCGGTCCGGGGTACACGGCGGCGATCTCCGCCTTCTATCCTGCCGTGGGAACCTTCCTGGCCGTGCTCGTGCTCAAGGAGCGTATGCGTCCGCGCCAGGTCGTGGCGCTTCTGGCGGCACTCTTTGCGGTCGTGGCCATGGGCTGGTCCTCCACGGGCGCGACAAGCGTGAGCAACCCGCTGGCGGGAATCCTGGGCGCTCTGCTCTGCGTGTTTGGCTGGGGTTCCGAGGCCGTCATCCTGGCCTGGGGCATGGGTGACGATGCGGTCGACAACGAGACGGCCCTGCAGATCCGAGAGACGACCTCGGCGCTGGCGTATGGGATCGTCGTGGTGCCCCTGACGGGGTCGTTCGCCCTTGTGGGGCAGGCTGCCGCGACGCCTGCGAACCTGGTCGTCCTTGCGGCCGCCTTGGCGGGCACCGTGTCCTACCTCTTCTACTACAAGGCGATAGACACCATCGGTGCCGCACGCGGCATGGCGCTCAACATCTCGTACTCGGCGTGGGCCGTCCTCCTTGCGGCCATCGTGATGGGGGTCATGCCCACCGGGCTGGAGGTAGCCTGCTGTGTCGTCATCATCTGCGGCACCGTCCTCTCCGCCTCGCCCGACTGGCACGAGCTGGCTGCCGGTTGGGGAGGGGACGACAGTAGGGAGGCAAACTGACGCCGCCTCTTGGGAAAAACCTTGCAGGTGCACTTGTGGGGGCCCCTCTCGCCACCGTCTTGCCGACGGTCACGTTTCTGGCGGGGTGCTTGCGGATGAGTCGCCGTTGGCTGATGATGGCTGCCTAACCGATTCGGCCAGCCGTTCGAGGGGCTCGCCTGTGGTGGGTCCCTCGACTTTGGGTTGATGGGCCACAAGTTGAAGGTGCACGACATATTGGCATTTGCATATGCATGGAAGTCAACCTAAGTTATTCTGTATAACGGTTCTATTAACACATGGAGGTGGCGTGCCCTGTGCCCCTCGTAGGTGGCAGTGCCTTGGTTGAGAGGCTGGGCGAACCTGACTGGGCGGACGTGTCCTGAGAGGTGATAGGTTATGCGATCTAGGAGAGCTTCCCTGCTACTGGTAGCCTTGGTGCTGGTCACCGTCCTGGGGCTCCCAAGCCTTGCGTGGGCAATTGATGCGGGCGACGCCGAGACGGCTCCTGTAAGCGACGAGGACATCGAGGCCATCAGCACCGCGCTGCAGCCGCCCGCAATGGGGGTGAGGAGCCTGCGTTCGACGGGCTCCTCCTCCACGGGCGATTTCGTTGTGGCAATAGATGCCGGTCACGGTGGAAATGATCCCGGTGCGCTTGGCAATGGCATGCGTGAGTCGGATCTCACCCTGAGGATGGCACAAGCGGCTCGTGACGAGCTGGTCCGCAACGGCGTCAACGTGTGTATGATTCGTGAGGGCGACACCTATGTGTTCAGCCCAAACGTATCTCTGGAGCTGCAGGCGCGGACGACGAAGGCCCACAACGCGGGGGCGGATGTCTACGTGAGCCTGCATATCAATTCCGGTGGCGGCAGCGGGGCCGAGGTCTGGTACCCACGTACGGACATCTCCTATCGCCCCGAATGCGGCACCACGGGACGGGGGCTTGCGGGCACCGTCCTTTCGAGACTGACCGATGGCAGCCCCTTTGGCATCCGGCGCAGAGGCATTTTTGAGCGGAAGAACGTCGAGAGCACCTACCCCGATGGCTCCCTGTCAGACTGGTATGCCGTCATCCGCCACTCGCGGGAGTACGGTTTCCCCGGCATCATCGTCGAGCATGGCTTCATAGACAACTATTCGGATGCCGTAAACCTCAACAGGTATGCGGAGGCCATGGGTAGGGCCGACGCAGACGCGGTCATCGATTACTTTGGCTTGGGCTATCGGTGGGTCAGGTCAGAGGATGGCCAGCACTGGATGCTCAAGGGCGGCGCGGGTTATGTCTACAACGCGTGGAAGCATGTCGGAAACGCTTGGTACTACTTCGACGATAACGGCTACGCCCTGACGGGCCGGCAGTCCATTGGCGGAGCGCAGTACTGGTTTGACGACTCGTGTGCCATGGTCACCGGATGGAGCTATATCGACGGCTCCTGGTACTACTTCGCAGATTCCGGTGCCATGCAGACCGGCTGGCAGAAGCTCGGTGGGCTCTGGTACTACCTAGACCCGTCCACTGGTGCGATGCTGAGCGGATGGCAGCAAATCGACGGGTCACGTTACTACCTCTCCGACTCTGGGTCTATGCTCACGGGCTGGCAGTTGGTAGACGGTTCCTGGTACTATCTCGAGCCATCCGGCGCCATGGCTACGGGTTGGCACTTCCTCGGCGGGCTCTGGTACTACCTGGACCCGTCCACCGGCGCCATGGCCAGGGGCTGGGCGTGGGATGGCACGGGCTGGTACTGGCTTGACGGTTCTGGAGCCATGTTCAGGGATGGTTGGAAGCTGATCGGCGGCTCCTGGTATCTCTTTGAGAAGTCCGGAGCCATGCAGACCGGCTGGCGGCTTGTTGGCGGGGTATGGTATTACCTCTCGCCTTCTGGTGCCATGGCTACAGGCTGGCAGAACGTGGATGGGTCCTGGTACTGGTTTGGCAGCTCCGGGGCAATGGCTACAGGCTGGCAACATATAAATGGAATCTGGTACTACCTCGGGTCTTCTGGTGCCATGCAGACCGGCTGGCAGCGGATCAACGGCCCCTGGTACTATCTCGAGCCATCCGGCGCCATGGCCATAGGTTGGCGGCAGATTGACGGTTCGTGGTACTACCTCGGGTCCTCAGGAGCTATGGTCACGGGCTGGATGTGGGATGGTGCCGTCTGGTGGCAACTTGGCTCGTCGGGAGCATGGTCGGGTGTCTCGCAACGGTCTCAGTCCATCATGGGCAGCTCGACTGTCTCGGCCGACCAGATGGCGGCAGCGTACCGTGCGGCAGTTGGCGCAGCGACCTATCCGTCGGCGACCTATGCCCCCGAGGGAGCGGAAACCATCGACCGCTTCTGCCAGATCCTTCTCGAGGAGGCCCGGACGGAGGGCGTTCGTGCTGAGGTCGCCTTCATGCAGGCGATGCTCGAGACGGGCTGGCTTAAGTTCGGTGGGGACGTGTGCCCCGAGCAATGCAACTTTGCAGGCATCGGCGCGGTCGGCGGCGGCGTCCACGGCAATGACTTCCGCATGGACCTCAATGGTGACGGAGCGTCTGATGGGGTGCGTGCCGGCCTCAGGGCCCAGGTGCAGCACCTCAAGGCCTATGCAAGCGCCAGCGCCCTCGTCAACCCCTGCATCGACCCGCGCTACCACTACGTGAACCACGGCAGCATCACCGATGTCCAGGGACTTGGAATCCCCGATTATCCCCAGGGCATCGGCTGGGCGGGCAGCGCCGGCTATGGCATGGATATCGTCTCGCTCGAGAACCGTTATTTCGGGTTGGGATATTAGTCCGCGGACCGTGTCGGACCATGCCGTAGGGGGACGGCTGCGGTCATAGGGATGGTTTGCACCAGAGCACATGCGCTATCCTGACAGGCGTATCACAGATGGCCTCGCGCCATCTTCGCCGATTTTTCCTGGAGGGTTACGCAGTGCTATCAGTTGAAGAACAGCTCAAGGTCATCACCTCGGGCACCATGCAGATCGTGCCGATGGACGAGCTCAGGCACAAGCTCGAAAAGGGCGTTCCCCTCAACATCAAGCTGGGCGTCGACCCCACCAGCCCCGACCTGCACCTGGGGCATGCCGTCCCCCTGCGCAAGATGCGCCAGTTCCAGGATTTTGGGCACAAGGTCACCCTCATCATAGGCAACGGCACAGCCCTCATCGGCGATCCGTCCGGTCGCGACAGCACCCGCCCACCGCTTACGGAGGAGCAGGTCGAGGCAAACGCACAGACCTATGTCGAGCAGGCCATGAAGGTGCTCGATCCCCAGAAGACTGCCATCGTCCACAACGGCGACTGGCTGAAGCCCCTCGACCTGGCCAAGATGCTCGAGCTCATGAGCCGGTTCAACGTCGCCCGCATCCTTGAGCGCGAGGACTTCCACAACCGCTACACGGGCGGTCTCTCCATCTCGCTGCACGAGTTCATCTATCCCGTGCTCCAGGCGTATGATTCCGTCGTGGTCAAGGCCGATCTCGAGATGGGTGGCAACGACCAGATCTTCAACCTCCTGGCCGGCCGCGACCTCATGCGCTCGATGGGCATGGAACCTCAGGTCGCCCTGACGGTGCCCCTGCTCGTGGGCTTGGACGGCCACAAGAAGATGTCCAAGAGCTACAAGAACTACGTCGGCCTCACTGACGGGTCCAACGACATGTATGGCAAGCTCATGTCCATCGCGGACGAGATCGTGCCCATGTACTTCCGCCTGTGCTCCACGCTCTCCGTGGACGAGATCGATGCCATTGACGCCGCCTACGCGGATGGCTCCGCCGATCCCTATCGGCTCAAGCGCCAACTCGCCCGCAACATCGTGGACCTGTATCACGGCGACGGTGCGGGCGACGCCGCCGAGGCGGCCTTCGACGCGCAGTTCAAGCAGAACAAGGTCCCTGACGACATCGCCGAGTTCCCGCTGTCTGTGGCGGCAGTGAATGACGAGGGCAAGGTCTACCTGGCCAAGCTGCTTTCGGACGTGAAGATCGCGCAGTCTGCCGGCGAGGCCCGTCGCCTCATCGACGGCGGCGGCGTCAAGGTGGATGGCGTGGCCATGGAGAGGAAGGTCTACAACGTCGACCCCGCGCTCTTCTCGGTCGGAACGGTCATACAGTCTGGCAAGAAGAGGTGGGCCAGACTGGTGTAGGCACCGGCTGCACCTGGTTGTTGAGTTTCCCGGGAAGGGCGGGGAGGACGGCCTTCCGTCGGCCATCGAGCCGTCCTTCGAGGGATAGACTCGTCTGCGCCCTGCGCAAGACCCCAAGGAGGCCCACCATCCCTCGTCCCGCATCCCGTTCCTTCCGTGACGCCCGCGGCGTGCCCGAGCTGCTGGCACCCGCCGGCGGCCCCGAGCCGTTCAACGCCGCCCTCGCCGCCGGCGCAGACGCCATCTACTGCGCCCTGGGCAGCGACTTCAACGCCCGCCGGGGTGCCCACAACTTCACCTACGAGACGTTCGAGGCCGCGTGCCGCGCGGCGCACCTTGTCGGCACCCGTGTGTACGTGACGGTGAACGTCGTGATTCGGACGGCGGAGATGCCGCGCGTGCTGGCCTTGGTCCGCAAGGCCTGGGTCCTGGGCGCAGATGCGCTCATCATCCAAGACTGGGGCCTGCTGTCCGAGGTCCGCCGCCGCTTCCCGCAGATCGAGTGCCACGTGTCGACGCAGGCAAACGTGCATGACGCCCGCGCCGTGGCCTGGTGCCGCGAGCTGGGTGTCGAGCGCGTGACGCTCTCGCGCGAACTCTCCGTGGGCGAGATCGCCCACATCGCGCGGGAGGGCGTCGAGTTGGAGGGCTTCGGCCATGGCGCCCTCTGCTTCTGCTATTCGGGCGTGTGCATG belongs to Olsenella uli DSM 7084 and includes:
- a CDS encoding N-acetylmuramoyl-L-alanine amidase, producing the protein MRSRRASLLLVALVLVTVLGLPSLAWAIDAGDAETAPVSDEDIEAISTALQPPAMGVRSLRSTGSSSTGDFVVAIDAGHGGNDPGALGNGMRESDLTLRMAQAARDELVRNGVNVCMIREGDTYVFSPNVSLELQARTTKAHNAGADVYVSLHINSGGGSGAEVWYPRTDISYRPECGTTGRGLAGTVLSRLTDGSPFGIRRRGIFERKNVESTYPDGSLSDWYAVIRHSREYGFPGIIVEHGFIDNYSDAVNLNRYAEAMGRADADAVIDYFGLGYRWVRSEDGQHWMLKGGAGYVYNAWKHVGNAWYYFDDNGYALTGRQSIGGAQYWFDDSCAMVTGWSYIDGSWYYFADSGAMQTGWQKLGGLWYYLDPSTGAMLSGWQQIDGSRYYLSDSGSMLTGWQLVDGSWYYLEPSGAMATGWHFLGGLWYYLDPSTGAMARGWAWDGTGWYWLDGSGAMFRDGWKLIGGSWYLFEKSGAMQTGWRLVGGVWYYLSPSGAMATGWQNVDGSWYWFGSSGAMATGWQHINGIWYYLGSSGAMQTGWQRINGPWYYLEPSGAMAIGWRQIDGSWYYLGSSGAMVTGWMWDGAVWWQLGSSGAWSGVSQRSQSIMGSSTVSADQMAAAYRAAVGAATYPSATYAPEGAETIDRFCQILLEEARTEGVRAEVAFMQAMLETGWLKFGGDVCPEQCNFAGIGAVGGGVHGNDFRMDLNGDGASDGVRAGLRAQVQHLKAYASASALVNPCIDPRYHYVNHGSITDVQGLGIPDYPQGIGWAGSAGYGMDIVSLENRYFGLGY
- the rfbB gene encoding dTDP-glucose 4,6-dehydratase, coding for MSEQFNHILVTGGCGFIGSNFVHHVVREHPGVRVTVLDKLTYAGNPQNIANLPSDRVKLVVGDVCDSELLDGLVANNDAVIHYAAESHNDNSIQDPSPFVATNVQGTYCLLEACRKHDVRFHHISTDEVYGDLSLDDPTRFTEETPYRPSSPYSSTKAASDMLVRAWSRTYGVRATISNCSNNYGPYQHVEKFIPRQITNILCGVRPKLYGDGRNVRDWIHTDDHSRAVWQILTCGRMGETYLIGADGERSNIDVLREILVVMGRPVDEFDWVRDRPGHDRRYAIDSTKLRRELGWKPLYTDFFQGLARTIAWYSEHRQWWEGAKDATEKRYAEQGQ
- the tyrS gene encoding tyrosine--tRNA ligase translates to MLSVEEQLKVITSGTMQIVPMDELRHKLEKGVPLNIKLGVDPTSPDLHLGHAVPLRKMRQFQDFGHKVTLIIGNGTALIGDPSGRDSTRPPLTEEQVEANAQTYVEQAMKVLDPQKTAIVHNGDWLKPLDLAKMLELMSRFNVARILEREDFHNRYTGGLSISLHEFIYPVLQAYDSVVVKADLEMGGNDQIFNLLAGRDLMRSMGMEPQVALTVPLLVGLDGHKKMSKSYKNYVGLTDGSNDMYGKLMSIADEIVPMYFRLCSTLSVDEIDAIDAAYADGSADPYRLKRQLARNIVDLYHGDGAGDAAEAAFDAQFKQNKVPDDIAEFPLSVAAVNDEGKVYLAKLLSDVKIAQSAGEARRLIDGGGVKVDGVAMERKVYNVDPALFSVGTVIQSGKKRWARLV
- a CDS encoding sugar nucleotide-binding protein, with the protein product MDFEKDLRSFGTEIAGLRVFDLCVHGDDRGWFKENWQQAKMSSCGLPDFHPVQNNISFNAQRGVTRGIHAEPWDKYISVASGSIFGVWVDLRAGEGFGRVFSCRIDPSKAVFVPRGVGNAFQALEDGTVYTYLVNAHWSQELKESYTFVNLADEQLAIEWPIPLSECELSQADRDHPALRDVSPMQGKRTLVTGCNGQLGRAVRQLANERKLVGFDYCDIDTFDFSDIRSYDDIPWDAYGAVINCGAYTAVDRAESPEGRVMCWKANALGPSLLTQTCARHGITLVHVSSEYVFDGSRELHDEDETYAPLSVYGQSKAAGDIALSCCPKYYIVRTSWVIGDGHNFVKTMARLSDRCADPADSLDSVSVVNDQLGRPTFADELARGIFWLLDTRPAYGIYNLSNAGRIASWYDIARRTFEMRNGNGHCVHATSTADYYAGSEAPVACRPRNSALSLEKMCRLGFEPRDWEGQLSSYMRRCER
- the rfbA gene encoding glucose-1-phosphate thymidylyltransferase RfbA, yielding MKGIILAGGSGTRLYPLTTVTSKQLLPVYDKPMVYYPLSTLMLAGIRDILIISTPRDLPNFENLLGDGTDFGISLSYAPQPEPNGLAQAFVIGADFVADDSCALVLGDNIFYGNGLSRHLRDASASAAQGRATVFGYHVDDPERFGVVEFDADYNVVSIEEKPRHPKSNYAVTGLYFYDERVTDLAMRVIPSARGEYEITDLNRLYLEAGNLDVVTLGRGYAWLDTGTMESLFEASQFVRTVQTAQGLPVSVPEEIAFENGWISRERLLECASRYGKSDYGKHLKLVAEGGIVPSSR
- a CDS encoding DMT family transporter → MRYGLFSGVLWAVDTVILGIALGMVPYLDAGQASVASAFMHDVFAALILLVFMGVRGRLGDTLAALRTRSGKVIMLAALLGGPIGMSGYLTAIDSIGPGYTAAISAFYPAVGTFLAVLVLKERMRPRQVVALLAALFAVVAMGWSSTGATSVSNPLAGILGALLCVFGWGSEAVILAWGMGDDAVDNETALQIRETTSALAYGIVVVPLTGSFALVGQAAATPANLVVLAAALAGTVSYLFYYKAIDTIGAARGMALNISYSAWAVLLAAIVMGVMPTGLEVACCVVIICGTVLSASPDWHELAAGWGGDDSREAN
- a CDS encoding phosphotransferase; the protein is MVLRKSEFCLLKAIAGLDEEVSQRQLTKLSDLSLGTVNATLKACEEAGLVADGRITQAGMEALEPYAVDNAIIMAAGLSSRFAPISYEKPKGLLRVRGEVLIERQIRQLIDAGVTDITVVVGYKKEYFFYLRSKFGVKIVVNPDYATRNNNGTLWLVRDALANSYVCSSDDYFLDNPFERYVYEAYYACERVEGPTKEWCVTTGAGGRITHVSIGGADSLVMLGHVYFDRSFSEAFRAILERVYDRPETADKLWEEIYVDHIRELSMVAREYPAGEINEFDSLDELRSFDTHFIENVDSEIFDNIVSVLGCEKSDIHDFWPLKQGLTNLSCHFAVGDVSEANEYVYRHPGIGTEKMIDRASEAAGLRLARDLGLDSTFIYEDEARGWKLSRFVPNASSLDATDDDQLRRAMEMCRQLHESPATLERRFDFVKEALGYEKLLLEHGPIEVPGYFELKDKVLRLKGHADADGYPTCVSHNDFFELNFLVEQDGRMSLIDWEYAGMSDVANDFGTFTVCCQLTDERADQALDYYFGRPATFEERRHFWSYVVFAGWCWYLWSLEKEVEGASVGEWLFVYYRYAVDNVDKVLGWYGDADVR